One region of uncultured Methanolobus sp. genomic DNA includes:
- a CDS encoding undecaprenyl diphosphate synthase family protein produces MSFVASLYEKHLMQQVSKYPIPEHISLVISEADLLYADGFRKLKDYVTWCKQTGIKMTSIYIEVLDTEETLKSQMVGKLTTKLNEYLKKVPGNIGYQVFDENGELRFERKGKDFQIYISIGFGGRKEVTNAVIDILQQVKEGKIKPSEISEKDIESRLVVKHEPDLFIRSGGKHLSDFLIWQSIYSEYYFTDVDWRSIRKLDIIRIIRDFQKRQRRFGK; encoded by the coding sequence ATGAGTTTTGTAGCATCTCTCTACGAAAAACACCTGATGCAACAGGTCAGTAAGTATCCCATACCGGAGCACATATCCTTGGTTATCTCCGAGGCCGACCTGCTATATGCAGACGGTTTCAGGAAGCTCAAGGATTACGTCACCTGGTGCAAACAGACAGGCATCAAAATGACAAGTATCTATATCGAGGTCCTTGACACCGAGGAGACACTGAAATCCCAGATGGTAGGGAAACTTACGACAAAGCTCAATGAATATCTCAAGAAAGTGCCGGGAAATATCGGATACCAGGTATTTGATGAGAACGGCGAGCTTCGTTTCGAAAGAAAAGGAAAGGATTTTCAGATCTATATCTCAATTGGATTTGGTGGAAGAAAAGAAGTTACAAACGCTGTGATAGACATTCTTCAACAGGTTAAAGAAGGAAAAATAAAGCCATCTGAGATTAGCGAAAAAGACATTGAATCCCGCCTTGTAGTGAAACACGAACCAGACCTCTTCATTCGTTCAGGCGGAAAACACCTTTCTGATTTCCTTATCTGGCAGTCCATTTACTCAGAATATTATTTTACCGATGTGGACTGGCGTAGTATCAGGAAACTTGACATAATCAGGATTATCAGGGATTTCCAGAAGCGTCAGAGGCGTTTTGGAAAATAA
- a CDS encoding ATP-binding protein yields the protein MSDTTLDIVELLLTAQIYNKYPAMDASDLPKEIRKFYWSRDHRTVPKPIRVTVKDIEKMFGEESIDSKLKSLPFVNIDDKEFSAKITALDIGAEWFQKKDEERERISHNPAIAFYYEEKKTEGADYDTAKSKVRPKEVDREWIESLIAEIEKEEGGSDMLKLAQISAPEDIQQTVRDFVLTHEQEEETKKIVKAIQYRDYLKHIGLYDVGKILMVGPPGTGKTSLAKAMSEHLAIPFVEVRLSMITDQYLGETAKNIDRVFTLAKRLSPCILFIDEFDFVAKTRSSDEHAALKRAVNTLLKAIDNISLTTDGVLLLAATNHPKMLDSAAWRRFDEIMKFPLPDVDMRKKILDIVTKEIKGDFDTAEVAALTHGYSGSDLRMVIREGVLSALVTERMELTQKDMLNAVAAFDERAVIKTNEYEEYNS from the coding sequence ATGTCCGATACAACCCTTGATATTGTGGAACTGCTTCTGACAGCGCAAATATACAACAAATATCCAGCCATGGATGCCAGTGATCTGCCAAAGGAGATACGCAAGTTTTACTGGAGCAGAGACCATAGAACAGTTCCAAAGCCCATCAGGGTCACAGTCAAAGATATCGAAAAGATGTTCGGTGAAGAGAGCATTGACAGCAAATTGAAATCACTTCCTTTTGTCAACATTGATGACAAAGAGTTCTCTGCTAAGATAACAGCACTTGACATCGGCGCTGAATGGTTCCAGAAAAAAGATGAAGAGAGGGAAAGAATTTCACACAACCCTGCTATCGCATTCTACTACGAGGAAAAAAAGACAGAAGGAGCAGATTACGACACCGCCAAATCAAAGGTCAGGCCAAAAGAGGTCGACAGGGAATGGATCGAATCCCTGATAGCAGAAATCGAAAAGGAGGAAGGCGGTTCCGACATGCTCAAACTGGCACAGATTAGTGCACCGGAAGATATTCAGCAGACGGTGAGGGATTTTGTTCTCACCCACGAGCAGGAAGAAGAAACTAAGAAGATCGTCAAGGCAATCCAGTATCGTGATTATCTTAAACACATCGGACTCTATGATGTCGGAAAAATACTCATGGTTGGTCCGCCAGGAACCGGAAAAACCTCACTTGCCAAGGCAATGTCAGAGCACCTTGCTATTCCTTTTGTTGAAGTCAGGCTTTCAATGATAACCGATCAGTACCTTGGAGAAACAGCAAAGAACATCGACAGGGTGTTCACTCTGGCAAAGAGGTTGAGTCCTTGTATCCTTTTTATCGATGAGTTTGACTTCGTTGCAAAAACACGTTCATCTGATGAACATGCAGCACTTAAAAGAGCTGTGAACACACTCCTCAAAGCAATCGACAACATCAGTCTTACAACAGACGGAGTTCTTCTCCTTGCAGCAACCAACCATCCAAAGATGCTTGATTCTGCAGCATGGCGTCGTTTCGATGAGATTATGAAGTTCCCACTACCTGATGTTGACATGCGCAAGAAGATCCTTGACATTGTCACAAAGGAAATAAAAGGTGACTTTGACACTGCAGAAGTTGCAGCACTCACACATGGTTACAGCGGTTCTGATCTTAGAATGGTTATCCGTGAAGGTGTGCTCAGTGCTCTTGTAACCGAGAGAATGGAACTCACACAAAAGGATATGCTCAATGCAGTGGCAGCATTTGATGAGAGAGCGGTCATCAAGACAAACGAATACGAAGAATACAATTCATGA
- the rimI gene encoding ribosomal protein S18-alanine N-acetyltransferase, with the protein MRDVVIRRAEISDIPEVVEIEECSFNVPWPDFLFKAHLSNPGFLVYEKEKILGYVIVGTSEDRSTSHLQSIAVHRDCRRQGIASKLLNWCIDLAKLYGFKRMMLEVREKNIDAQSFYSDNGFKVEGRVDGYYLDDNAIVMGKDI; encoded by the coding sequence TTGAGGGATGTTGTCATAAGAAGAGCAGAGATTTCGGATATACCGGAAGTCGTAGAGATTGAGGAATGTTCCTTTAATGTTCCTTGGCCGGATTTTCTTTTCAAAGCACATCTTAGTAACCCGGGTTTTCTTGTATATGAAAAGGAAAAAATACTCGGTTATGTGATAGTCGGGACTTCAGAGGACAGGAGTACGTCTCACCTTCAGAGCATTGCAGTACACAGGGACTGCCGTCGTCAGGGAATTGCCAGCAAACTGCTCAATTGGTGTATTGATCTTGCAAAACTTTATGGTTTTAAGAGAATGATGCTTGAGGTCAGGGAGAAAAATATTGATGCACAGTCGTTTTATTCAGACAATGGATTTAAGGTAGAAGGCAGGGTAGATGGTTATTATCTTGATGATAATGCCATTGTAATGGGCAAGGATATCTGA